The Ipomoea triloba cultivar NCNSP0323 chromosome 13, ASM357664v1 genomic interval ttttttgaattggtTACCTTTTCATGAGAAGCGTAAGCTAGGAAATGGTCACCCCAAACGCTTGGATGATAATTGGCAGAACGACGAGTGACTTCATGCAACTGAGGGCAGTTTGATGTAAGAACAGATAATGGTTGATTAATGGCAGCCATTTTTGCTTAGAAAGGGACTGAAGGAAACAAAAGAAAGGGACTGAAGGAAACAAACAATTTAAGACGAGTAGTACTTGGGTTTGCATATTTTTCTTTGGGGGTGCCCCTCAATTTATAGTACAATTTCAAGCTTGCAAATCTGAAAATGATATCTAGATTATGTAATTGTAGTAGAGGTGTCAAACCCAAGTCTAGTCCAGGCCCGATCCGGTCTATTTGCTACAATGGACGGACAAGGGCTAGTATAATTTATACTACGATTAGTGTtagactttaattttttgtctATGGACTAGGCCGGCCCGGCCCGGCTCGtacatttttgaaaatatataatatacatatatactctaaTAGAGTAATGACTTATGAGATTATCATATTAGAAACTGTGATATTGATTTTATGCCTATTAAATTcttatatatttactatttagctAGTTAACCTGGCCggacattaattttaatttttagactGAGCTTGTCTTGGTTTGAACTTTAATTAGACTGATCGGCCCGAACCAAAAAATAAACTGGCCAATAGCGAGTCGGTCCAAGCCTGCcgatttgacacatacatcttaATTGTAGTTCATCTGCCTTATTTTTCCTTGGGCTCTTCAAACGCTTTCTACTACCTTTGTTCTTGGCTGCTGTCGGTGACAAAGCTGTTATGCTTAATGTTAATGATGCTGTAGCGCgataaaatatttgtaatgCGTCGTTCTTGTTTGTAGCTAACAAAAATAAAGCCTCAATTTGATGTGAAGATGATTTAATTGTACGTAGTACAAGTATTCGAGGCATGTGAATCAATTATTGAGACCTAAAATATTTGTATTGTAATATCTATCAATTCAACAgccatgttcttggatgtgagtgaaaatgtaatactcaaGTGTACCTAATGAACTGTAAATTCAcgtgatagtatatatatatggggccTGCCTATAAATGGTTACGGtttcttcttcaccatttctCATTTCGTGGTTAAAATATATGCTTGAAAAGTAGATAAAACATTTCTATCTCTTTCTGTTTCCCTTTTATTATACTTTGTTTTTTGGTTGCCCTACCATTTTTGTTCCTTTATcaaacaaatcagtttaaatatcgttaaatacaagatatttcggtcttcaattatgaatgttttcaaaaaaataaacataaaaaatatagcggttcaacatactttgtataaaaaagattgaaatgtctttgtatttaacaatatttcaacgattttattgCCGGAgaactaaaattggtcatgccacgataatactaggactaaatgaggatgctctaataaaaaaggactaaaagtggattatcACCTATAagtttaggaccaaaaatggaataaGCTCTAATAGTAAAtctgatttatttattaatttttgtggATTTTGCCTTCCAGTAATTTATCTACTTTGAAACTCAATTTCTCATTTACTTATAATCCATTTTTAGCTATATTAATTTCTTTGTCTCATTTAGAAAAACTCGAATTTACTTTGAACTGATCCAAATCAAAAATAAgtcccacatatatttataccacaaaatagtcacttaaaatattattatatactattttttccaacaataaaACCTCAATTTAAACGTGATGGCAACTTTATTAAGCAATCATACGTATTATGTTACCATTGATGTACCATATGTCGTGAATCTAACCAACCACGATTTAATGTTTTTGGACGGATTTGATAATAAAACAATTTCCTCAACGTGGTGTGAGAAAAAAGTTTGTAACTTTCTTGGAACAACTCTTTCTATCAAGCCTGTTGTATATGATCTTTTTTGTGTGATTTATCTTTTACGTGTGATTTGTGAGTTATTTCATTGAAGAGAGATTTATTTAGTACACACTTTTGAATAATTACTGTGAGTTTCTCATTTGGTATGTAAGatataaatcatgataacttaACTGAATACAGATGCTAGACCTTTCCTTACTGTGCACAATGAGCCACCTTGATTTGAGAGATTGCTCCCACACTGGCGATGGTGAGACTCGTTCCTTGGTCTTTCACCTTAAACTTCACCCATGTAACCAACTAAGTTGCCCATACAAgtcttttttgaatttatagGACGGGATCAACCAACAATAAGGTAATGAAGCCTTTCAACATGGTTTTGGAATGTGTATATGAATCTCCATCAACATATAGCGAATCTATTACTCTTGAGAAGTTGAGGAGTCTAGTGAGTATTGGCATAGGTACAACAATAGGTTTAAGACATTCCTGGTTGGTGTCATTCCATGCGTCAATGACTTGTTTTTGCAACTCTTTGTAAGTATCTTCTTTCGATTTCACATATTGGTTCATGTAACATTCCACGGATGATGCCATGTGCCCTCTTTGCTGCTCAAACTATACATAAAACAATACAcattgaatgttaatttctccATCTCATTTTATTAATCTTTCTAGTGAATTTCAAAATATTGTtaactttttcaatttaaacgccaataacttttttttttttttatgtattccAATTTACCCTTCCTTAACCCAAACTTCCTCATGTGGATTAACTTTTCTTCTTAAAAAAATCCTTAAGAAGTTTGTGGTCcatagagttaaaaaaaaaaaatactacataACAAGACTACTTTTATTTAGGTTGAACCCCACTAACTAGTGTGATAATTGATGTATGGATATAGACCTTAcatttgtctttttttaaataaaaaaataattgtctcaaaatattgatttagttagtcataaatattacttttgttGGTATTACCTCATGTCCAGCCATATCATCCATTAATCTGCAAATAATGGATGTAACTCGAACAATTAATGACTCCTTACTCAACCAATCAAATACCTCCTTCGTTACAAAATCTTCTTGCATGCCTACTAGAGAAGTTATTGTTGACAACCTTACACCACACGTTTCTGTTGCAAGCTTCATGTACTCCTCAAATTTTGGAAAGTAAACCACTTATCTTCTTTTAGATATGCATTTGCTAAATTCTTCATCTATAACATAACCAAAGAAAAGTTTAAGTAAAAATTTATGAAGATATGGGTAAAAGGTACGTAAAACTTTATTAGTGATGTGTTGATTAAACGTGTAATATACCTCAGTTTTGACATAGTCAATACGATACAATTCACCTGTCTTGGCTAACTCTTTCTCCATTTCAGCATAAACATCAAGAAGAGCGACATAGCAAACTCTCATATATTCTAGTAATTCATTTACTGCAATAGCATCCCACCTGTGCTCAAACCAAAAGTATATTTTCTTTctcatgaaaaatataaatcaatcTAAGATATAATGACAATTAAAACACTATAGAACCTTTGGATTGCATCTGTGAAGAGTTGGAGCTCATTAGGGGTTCCATAGAcatcatatatatcatcaatAATTGGAACCATAGCCATGACTTTGAGGAAAAATTTCCTTGCTAGAGAATATTGTGGTTCAAAGTATATCCCTAAcgtccaaaaataaccttccACCAATCTGTCTCTTGCAAAAGGAAAATTCTTTGCAACGTCTAAACCTTTCCACCATCTACATTACAATGAATATAATATGCATTAATTGATGAGATCGAAGATTCCaataatccataattaattaactttacCTTGTGAGAATACCGAGCTCCCTTTGGTGTTCCTTTTGCAACATGTTGAAGTACAATTTTGCAAATTTCAATAGCACAGTATCATGTGTTTCATCACatttataaattgatatatatCTTTTTGCTTCTAGTCTCCTTAGTCTTCTGTGAAATGGCTGTCTTAGTGCTTCACTGACTTCTGTTCTAAGAAGACTGCTCAAGTTTGGTAGCATGGATTGTAGATGAGAAGTGGTAAATGTCAGTGCTTCCTCTAAAATCTTCTCACCATGCACTCTGAGATGTGACGCCTCGTACAAGCTCAATATTGCCTGCACATTGTTGATCAACAACTCCTTGAACTTGCCTTCACTGTTCTTGAACTTTTCAAACACATCTGTTGAAACATTGAGTAAAAAGATCAAAACTCAAGACCGCCATGGCTTcactacatatttattttatcatatgCTTACTACATGATACTGGATATCCTTCTTGTCTAAGTAATCGAAAGCCTAGTGAGACAACGTAAAGATTGTTCTCATCTTCTTCGCCATTGAATTCGTCGTAGTTCTCAAATATGTGTTGTAAGGTAGCTTCAATTTCCTTTTGAAATTGATAACACACTCCTAAGCGTTGGATCTTATTAATCAAGTCCAATTTTTGGGATGTAGTGTAGTGTTGGGCTTCCATAATCATGTTCTTCACCTTTTCCCTTAGATGTTGATGCTCTTGCCATTCCGGTGCATCCACTTCCACCAGCGCCCATATACAAGCACAACACTTATTAATTTTCCTGTACTACCTAAAGCTAAAGTATTACCATATATAGAAACCTTTAGGCCTTTCCTAATTTGCAAAATATTTGTCTTTGACATAAAGGTCTGCGCCCATAAATGTTataccttaaaaataattatatattggtTACCTTGGGTTGAGATGAATAAGGTAGGAAATAGTCTCCCCAAATACTTGGATGAAAATTGGCACATCGACGATGACTTACTTCACGCAATTGTGTTTGGTCTGATGTAAGAACTGATAATGGTAGATTATTATTGGCggccatttcttttttttttttggaaagaaggGAAGAGAAGGAGGGGAATTGGGagcaaacaaattaaaggtgaaGGTATTAGATGTATCTAATTCTCTGGAGTTGCCTTTCAATTTATAGTACTTGGTAATCGTTTGAGTGTGGGAGGTCATAAAGTAATTCTAAATACAATATAATCTACTTTCGATAACCCTTTTATTTTCTAAGAAGATCTTATTTGATCAATTATATGCGTGTAAGGATATATAGACATATGAGAGGCTCTTAATACCCGGCTACCCAATCAGAGATTATGACCTCAGAAAAATGAAGCCTCAATTTAAAGTATGAAAGGCAAGTTGAAAAAGGAATCTTAACATGTTAATAACGTGCGAATACTTATGACTCATGCATGTTATCAGTAATGGATGTGTCGGTCATGACATGCAACGTACAACGATATGCGCAAATTTTACAGTCCAatgcgcatcaaaacgacgtcgttttgattaatgaaaacagacggataaAACGGCcgcgttttgattaatgaaaacagacggataaAACGGCCTCCACACAACTGGGGATGAAACGGCCTCctcacaactgcagtatcagttcaacagaACTGCAGTTCaacacacaactgcagtatcagttcaacacaactgcacaaCTGAAACGACCTTtacacaactatagtatcagtTCAGTACTGTGAAACAGTctccacacaactgcagtatcagttcaacgaCGTtgactgcagtatcagttcagcgacgtcgttttgtggtcatagtccacaatataacgacTGAACGATATGATGTCATTGGTcggattttttataataaattgtgTGAGAGGATGAATAAATTGTCcactgtcccattttatgtgtttcaGTTAAATTACATTAcaagtattattaaataaaaaaattaaatttttaaatgtaaaaaaaacaatataaaaataatttgaccaatgaatagtaaatagggtGATGCTGACAGAGGAtggaaaaaaatgttattatgtAAACAATAGTGAGGTAAACCATAGTGAGGTAAACATAcagaacaaaaacaaagaatcTTTATATACTAGAAGCCAATAGTTCTGAGAAAAGAGGGCAACAACATTAAACTGTTTTAGAACTCCCAAACCAAGAAAACTTTTCAGAAACAATGAGAGGGAGGTTTCTAAGAACTCCAAGAATGCTTATTAATCCATTGACATTCAAAAGGAAACCAAAAGGCCAAATTTCAGAAAATGAGCATGGTCTAAATCCACATCAAGTTAAAGTGGCCCTGGGAAAGTCCCACTCTCCCTCTGTTcattccatttttcaacctgaAAAGAACCAATTGTACATAGGATTAAAATATAGCAAATGCCCTTTGTATACAAGCATTAAGAATTGCTCTCTTTCAGTAAGAGTGATTTGTGATAAATATTTTGGAAAAGTAACTAAATAATTCTCTTGTAATACTTCCCAATGCTTCAATTGATCTCTTAGctataatttaatttacttaAACATGTATGGACACATAATTTATCATCAAAACCAAAGCACTTGAATAGATAAGTTTTCACTTACCCATTCACCTGGGCAAAGTGCCCGATAGTACCTAGCGAATTTCTCACAGTCACCGGCCTCCCCACCTTTAGCTGCCACACACCTGAAGTATACAAACGGAAAAACAAGTCAGACCCGGCACTGTAAACATGCCGCTTGCAGCAGATTAAAGAGTATACTCAAGTTTACATCACAATGTCCTGAAGTCATACCCATATATGCCCAGTATTTAAACAGCCTAGCCTTGGAAACctaattgtttttaatttaccAGGTCACCTAAACAGGTTTAATTGTTGAAATGTTCATAGTTCTGCATTCCATGTTTATGTAAGTAGGATATGCATCCATAGTTCAAAGTGGGAGGGAAAATTATCCTAGGAGCATATGCAAGCTGTACAGAATAAAAAGCAGTACACCAAAATAAAGCCATGGAGTTTTACCTGTGAAACTCAACGTAGCGTGTGAAACAATGCCTAGTCTGGTTTGTTGTAGGGAATCGAAAATCAGCTGGAGCTGTCTTCAGTTCAATCTGGGAGAAAGATTAATCAaaagacatttttattttagagaAAGAGGTCAACCTCCAAAAGGTCAATAGTTGAAAATattaagagaatttggagcaGCTTATTTTTTCCAAGGCACAAATTCATAACTAACTGGAATAAATGAAATGTCATGTTAAAAGTCTTCGAACCAGTTTGGATAAACTTATGTTTAGCTTTAGCATATCTACTGCTACTATAAGCAATTATGCTAATTTATTGCTCTGTTCACATATGCTTACAAAAAGAGTTTATGGCTTTTGAAAAGCTCTGTTTTAGCTTATTTCCTTTTTACATTATTGCCCACACATATAACATTGAAAGTAAAtttaaagatgagaaatatttatataaaaataaatggttGCATGGACAATATGTGCTTGTGATTTCAAATTGCCACCTTGACAATTGTTTTTTCTCAAGGCTAGAGAATTATGACTAGGAAGAAAGCCATGTTCTTTCAGCCACCCAAATAGTTAGTGATGATTCATCATTCAtgactttttatatttatccttTCTCCATTTAGTTTCAGGATAATATACCATCATCCCCCCCTATTTTAGAGTCTAAGAGAAAATGATTAGCTAGCTGCAGCTAATAGCAAGAACCCCTCCCTGTATACTATCATGTCAGAGACGCAGAATTAGCAGcaaataaaaacacaataaaatCTCAAAGCCTGTGATCACAATGATTATTGCAGATCACTAATGTCAGTTATGATTAGGCTAAGTACTTATATATCCCCACAATAAAATTCTAATTAGATTCTAATATACTAATTGACATATTACCATAAGAAATCATTGTACTACAACCAGAACTACCATTACTGTGTGTTATGGTATGccaaataattcacaaatctATCACACCTCTGAAATAAATAACACGATGCATCCACAGAGTTTCgaaatgagttaatacctattaggatttcacccgACTACCAAAGTTGCTTaatttagtccctaactatgcaatttttacctaaaatggtccctcgaccataggatttcaccactttgatccTTGACTACCAAAGTTTAGTCCCTAACTCTGCAATTTTTTACCCTCCCACCACTATTACgatttcaccattttggtcctcgactaccaaagttgttcaatttagtccccAAGTGTGGATTTGGGGACCTTGGgaccattttaggtaaaaattgcataattagaGACTAAATTAAGCAACTTTGTTAATCGAGGAGTCTGAGCAACCAATTTTAGGgaaaaaattgcatagttaggactaaattaagcaaCTTTTTGATAGTCTAAGACCAACTTAGTAAAATCCTAATAGCCAAGGGCCCAAATTGAATATTAACTCGTTTCGAAATTTATCAGACCCGAAAATCCGATCAACTTTGTCTTCACAGTACGTGTTTCAATTTCACTAATTAACCCTAGAGCACAGCAGATATCAGTATTCAGCTCAACGACAACCTCAAAATCCCACAACTccattttaaaaaggaaaaagcatACACATCCAAATCATATGAATTCAGATCAGTTCCAAAATTTGcagatcatcaaaacaacacAGCTATAGAAGAAGAACCAATCTTTTCGCGACACAGAT includes:
- the LOC116001789 gene encoding cytochrome c oxidase subunit 6b-2, whose product is MAEIELKTAPADFRFPTTNQTRHCFTRYVEFHRCVAAKGGEAGDCEKFARYYRALCPGEWVEKWNEQRESGTFPGPL